One region of Lampris incognitus isolate fLamInc1 chromosome 4, fLamInc1.hap2, whole genome shotgun sequence genomic DNA includes:
- the ankrd11 gene encoding ankyrin repeat domain-containing protein 11 isoform X1: MPKGGGSKTPQLDHFPLSTDMVEKQGGKKDKDKVLSNKTPKLERGDGVKEMKEKAPKRKLPFTVGANGDQKDSDSEKQGPERKRIKKEPTNTRKAGLPFGMGMPGIRAGYPLSERQQVALLMQMTAEESVNSPDTTPKHQSQSNQGQKGTPNSASKTKDKVNKRNERGETRLHRAAIRGEARRIKELISEGADVNVKDFAGWTALHEACNRGYYDVAKQLLAAGAEVNTKGLDDDTPLHDASNNGHYKVVKLLLRYGGDPRQSNRRGETPLKVANSPTMLNLLLGKGTYTSSEESSSESSEEEDAPSFAPSSSIDGNNTDSEFEKGLKLKGKTMEPPKSAVTPVKDEYEFDEDDEEERVPPVDDKHLLKKDFRKDPISKANSFISIPKMEVKTYSKSNSLTPKKTVRRIVSDSNSSDEDDRTLCFTPTPTPRQQAQPTNTKGRDSATLSSKQQKDKNKVKKKRKKETKNNVGKEVRFGKVNDKFCTSDSECGDLESEDDKGSNSIKDSSSTSLKESSSFNASSSSHGSLNSQKQAPSLAEQHPKQWRTDGWKTVSSPAWSDVSSLSDSVGTRLCSESDYSSADSSVESVKQVKKKAQDNKKKNNVHSNVLDKKNSDVYKNSNADSTVSKTDIDGKVLKKHKVKHKHKNKEKEKTPSLVLNQDMNEKFVKSYSFDFDDSRQKSLIVETESPAESKVKLSKHEKDHLKKDDRLSKSKLEDKDWSSGKELQRAVKEEKNKKTKDTTKDKPIKEEKEKPIKAEKDRNIKEKEKPKEEKQKAHKEDKKKKSKEKSSSKADRKSELKEEKHQKVDKEKNVKEEKEKSKKEKLQKEETEYEGYDSNNRFLNLEDTKLSTSDDHHDRWGSDLSSDSSLYGDDSWDAPLKEYKEYKANNAIKLIVETVKEETRRKENRVKDKKSDHSDKRTEKEANSKKKDKDPSEKANEKKKDWTEKQKLNSSHIEKEKKRKESTDTVKEKKEKDSVDNTRDRKDSYEFTKERKDAKIKQESVRDDYSSDGFFKDVEAGCKSSDIRERNHSGKEKEKKGDGAEKRDKTKPEKHKEKPKDRAADQEKDKGEKSTTEKTVKEKDAERAAKDKKEGAKDKHKDSHSKEKDRKVSSEQTKDKREKASQDKHADREKDFLEVKKEERKPEKIREKTWYKIADIFTDESDDDEEGYNGGVAKLSDSLGFSDSHRKDSTPDPDELDHFPPEKSRKYSAEAKHTTEKQKEKEHKEKKKEKATFDMGKERKGSLEKHNKDKKDSVDAKHKERKDRMSVDSNQDKKNKQKLLDKRDASEEKTKSKYKDKQDYSKERKPSKGSGESEKSLLEKLEEEAMNDYKDDSNDKNSEISSDSFTDRGHEPVLSSYYDSSISLPDVSDERRDSISISTPQDKFREKERHRHSSSSSSKKSHDKEKEKVKKEKGEKRDKTEEIRESYGRRESLPFEKEPMPLEADPYTFPYGSKADGEDDFDKTLEFEKEMSKKDKDKVSSVISDKLKDKKKKEKHKEKIKEDKHKHIDGFGSFKHSKEDVKSGSKESPQVTTLKDRSKEESPKFEVKKDRNRDALDKDNRVDHNKSKVKEEGEKLTQAKDTVRKDNRPREKLLVDGDLRLTSFGQMLSLKDQEIEERHKRHKERMKQMEKLRHRSGDPKLKDKAKSTEEVRKNRNDLSSKKSSSLEIALKEKKLKDVSLPTQMMSPDRKSQPIDGQNSKDWLAGHQMKENLPASPRPDQNRPTGVPTPTSVISCPSYEEVMQTPRTPSCSAEDYSDILFDGLDCQNSSAMAMSMNACSPSFFESRYSNSSHSFQEGTCLTPAKNLQLPLVSRSASSEVRRPLEDEFNKAEADKFLRQQSAPGGSEFELSASQPSEDKLVSVDRLECLSPPYFSSIGMLSPRLEPVHPAADEAASAITGPENSEHHPESTYSNFLLKPSTPVHRPDPQEPCLDIAAPPTPAPAALPPLDIDDISEHHHSEPSLIPSDPVSGTDYLPSVTEEQEEEEEEEEEEEEEDEGDLDERTEGDHNTAEEAEQTREPCPFSPRVEDSLRKSWTAESPERQAPEVHQLTPTHPPPNVGENSCDPTMAWNSEMLLKSPHRTYGEIEAAVSKITSPFSHSESDMQHMAGHPSATPPYTSYSRSYVSDTDFDEQKEAVADIPSPERPDTTMDGEPNYMSTSSAATRLESFFTDCNKPSMETSHQMETEPPCVGPDSRQTSHSFTATTESHMAAAVGHEPVVPWADPFAAAGDELDDLGPFSLPDLPLPDKSEEAEARDPELTDHNKPAPAHIQHNISDREEPDIMEVDLPSLAKTPCPSGGLVLGEAAGQDLVVPSPHANFQQDMEPEPQSVPVNSSLSLKQQQGGALEGKSSYEGPDESDGTMYSSVDSDASQLHHRQIQSFTDSLQLPQDTVSNSKPELRQEQITEPVVGPPIPVAVTISSTVDLSDTQETTSKLTVTLSAISTATDVPKKVEEIPLRMTRNRAQMLANQSKHNLSAAAPPAPPSSVPAASATATPVTTSPAVSVTLTPAQTPTPTSASSCPAPEKDKEPVVSLASSTPSSIPVTPVPTPTPPTPAPVVLNKTTKGRPLPVEDEESQTQHPRKRKFPRSAGQQVQVQLVNTAMQQTREMIQQTLAVIVNAIKLDDIEPYHSDRSNPYFEYLQIRKKIEEKRKILCYITPQAPQCYAEYVTYTGSYLLDGKPLSKLHIPVIAPPPSLSEPLKELFRQQEAVRGKLRLQHSIEREKLIVSCEQEVLRVHCRAARTIANQAVPFSACTMLLDSEVYNMPSESQGDENKSVRDRFNARQFISWIQDVDDKYDRMKTCLLMRQQHEAAALNAVQRMEWQLKVQELDPAGHKSLCVNEVPSFYVPMVDVNDDFVLLPA; the protein is encoded by the exons AGAAGCAAGGTCCGGAGAGGAAACGCATTAAAAAGGAGCCCACCAACACCCGGAAGGCGGGCCTGCCATTTGGGATGGGGATGCCAGGAATCCGGGCCGGGTACCCCCTCTCGGAGCGGCAGCAGGTGGCCTTGCTCATGCAAATGACAGCTGAGGAGTCCGTCAACagcccag ACACAACACCAAAGCACCAGTCACAGTCCAACCAGGGTCAGAAGGGAACACCAAACTCTGCATCTAAAACCAAAGATAAAGTGAACAAGCGGAATGAAAGGGGTGAGACGCGGCTGCACAGAGCAGCAATCCGAGGAGAAGCACGCCGTATCAAGGAGCTCATCAGTGAAGGGGCTGATGTGAATGTAAAAGACTTTGCAG GCTGGACTGCATTGCATGAGGCGTGCAACAGAGGATACTATGATGTGGCAAAGCAGCTGCTGGCAGCCGGGGCAGAGGTCAACACCAAGGGTCTTGATGATGACACCCCTCTACATGATGCATCCAACAATGGACATTACAAA GTGGTGAAGTTACTTTTACGTTACGGAGGGGACCCACGTCAAAGCAAccgaaggggagaaaccccattAAAAGTTGCCAACTCTCCTACTATGTTGAACTTGTTGCTGGGGAAAGGCACCTACACCTCAAGTGAAGAGAGTTCATCAG AATCATCAGAGGAGGAAGACGCCCCATCTTTTGCCCCCTCCAGTTCTATTGATGGCAATAACACAGACTCAGAGTTTGAGAAGGGCCTGAAACTCAAAGGGAAAACTATGGAACCTCCGAAATCTGCCGTCACGCCTGTCAAGGATGAATACGAGTTTGATGAGGACGATGAGGAAGAGCGCGTCCCTCCTGTGGACGACAAACATCTCTTGAAGAAAGACTTCCGAAAGGACCCAATCAGTAAGGCCAACAGCTTCATCTCCATACCTAAGATGGAGGTCAAAACCTATTCCAAAAGCAACTCGCTCACACCAAAGAAAACAGTTCGGCGGATTGTCTCTGACAGCAACAGTTCGGATGAGGATGATAGGACGTTGTGTTTCACACCAACACCCACACCACGACAACAGGCTCAGCCAACTAACACCAAGGGCAGAGACTCAGCCACCCTTAGCTCTAAACAGCAGAAAGACAAAAATAAAGTTAAGAAGAAGCGAAAGAAGGAAACTAAAAATAATGTCGGTAAAGAGGTTCGCTTTGGCAAAGTTAATGACAAGTTCTGTACATCTGACTCTGAATGCGGCGATTTGGAGAGTGAGGATGACAAGGGCTCGAATAGTATAAAAGACTCCTCTTCTACGAGCCTAAAAGAATCATCCAGCTTTAACGCATCCTCCTCCTCTCATGGGAGTCTGAATTCTCAGAAGCAAGCGCCATCGTTAGCAGAACAGCACCCAAAGCAGTGGAGGACAGATGGCTGGAAGACTGTGTCCTCTCCTGCGTGGTCAGATGTCAGCTCACTCTCTGACTCAGTGGGAACGAGACTCTGTAGCGAGTCTGACTATTCCTCAGCAGACTCCAGTGTGGAATCAGTAAAACAAGTCAAGAAAAAAGCGCAggacaacaaaaagaaaaacaacgtaCACAGCAATGTGCTGGACAAGAAGAACTCTGATGTCTACAAAAACTCAAATGCAGATAGTACAGTCTCAAAAACTGACATAGATGGCAAAGTGTTGAAAAAACATAAAGTCAAGCACAAGCACAAAAACAAGGAGAAGGAAAAGACCCCGAGTCTAGTGCTTAATCAAGACATGAACGAGAAATTTGTCAAAAGCTACTCTTTTGATTTCGATGATTCAAGGCAAAAGTCACTAATTGTCGAAACTGAGTCCCCGGCTGAAAGCAAGGTCAAGCTGTCCAAACATGAAAAAGACCACTTGAAAAAGGATGATAGGCTTTCAAAAAGCAAGTTGGAGGACAAAGACTGGTCATCTGGAAAGGAGTTACAGAGAGCTGTGAAGGAGGAGAAGAACAAGAAAACAAAAGACACCACAAAGGACAAGCCCAttaaggaggagaaggagaagcccATCAAAGCTGAGAAGGACAGGAACATCAAGGAGAAAGAGAAGCCCAAGGAGGAGAAACAAAAGGCTCACAAAGAGGACAAAAAGAAGAAGTCAAAGGAGAAATCATCTTCCAaggcagacagaaagagtgaGCTGAAAGAGGAGAAACATCAGAAGGTGGATAAGGAGAAAAACGTCAAGGAAGAGAaggaaaaatcaaaaaaagaGAAACTGCAGAAGGAAGAGACTGAGTATGAAGGTTACGACAGCAACAACCGCTTCCTTAACCTGGAAGATACAAAGCTAAGTACCTCAGATGACCACCATGACCGCTGGGGCTCAGATCTTTCCTCTGACTCCTCGCTCTATGGAGATGACAGCTGGGATGCTCCTCTCAAGGAGTATAAAGAGTACAAAGCCAACAATGCCATTAAACTTATCGTCGAGACTGTCAAAGAAGAAACCAGGAGAAAAGAAAATCGAGTCAAAGACAAGAAATCAGATCACAGTGACAAAAGAACAGAGAAAGAAGCCAACTCTAAGAAGAAAGACAAAGACCCATCGGAAAAagcaaatgaaaagaaaaaggactggacagaaaaacagaaattgAACTCCAGCCACATTGAAAAGGAAAAGAAGCGGAAGGAGTCTACGGACACAGtcaaagaaaaaaaggagaaagatTCTGTGGACAACACCCGAGACCGCAAAGACTCATACGAGTTCACGAAAGAGAGAAAGGATGCAAAAATTAAACAAGAATCTGTCAGAGATGATTATAGCAGTGATGGTTTCTTCAAAGACGTAGAGGCTGGCTGTAAGTCATCCGACATCCGAGAGAGAAACCACTctggaaaggaaaaagaaaagaagggtgATGGAGCAGAAAAGAGGGACAAGACAAAACCAGAGAAGCACAAGGAGAAGCCGAAGGATCGAGCAGCAGATCAGGAGAAGGATAAGGGTGAGAAAAGCACCACAGAAAAAACTGTCAAGGAGAAAGATGCAGAGCGGGCTGCCAAAGACAAGAAGGAGGGAGCCAAAGACAAACACAAGGATTCCCACAGCAAAGAAAAAGACCGGAAGGTGTCCTCAGAGCAAACCAAGGACAAGAGAGAAAAGGCCTCTCAAGACAAGCATGCTGATCGGGAAAAAGATTTCCTGGaggtgaagaaagaagaaagaaaacctgAGAAGATTAGGGAGAAAACTTGGTACAAGATTGCTGACATTTTCACAGATGAAagcgatgatgatgaagaaggttACAATGGGGGTGTGGCTAAGTTAAGTGATTCACTGGGCTTCTCTGACTCCCACAGGAAAGACTCCACACCTGATCCAGATGAGCTTGATCACTTCCCACCAGAAAAATCAAGAAAATACTCTGCAGAGGCCAAACATAccacagaaaaacagaaagagaaagaacacaaagagaagaagaaggaaaaggcCACATTTGACATGGGAAAAGAGAGGAAAGGTTCCCTGGAAAAACACAATAAAGACAAGAAAGATTCTGTTGAcgcaaagcacaaggagagaaaagacagaatgTCCGTGGATTCTAACCaagacaagaaaaacaaacagaagTTGCTGGACAAGAGGGATGCCAGTGAGGAAAAGACAAAAAGCAAATATAAAGACAAGCAGGACTACTCAAAGGAGAGGAAACCTTCAAAAGGCAGTGGTGAGAGTGAGAAGTCCCTCCTTGAAAAACTGGAGGAGGAAGCCATGAACGATTACAAAGATGACTCCAATGACAAGAACAGCGAAATCTCTTCAGACAGCTTTACTGACCGGGGTCATGAGCCGGTCCTCAGCAGTTACTATGATTCCTCCATCAGCCTGCCAGATGTCTCTGACGAGAGGAGAGACTCTATTTCAATATCAACTCCCCAAGATAAGTtcagggagaaagagaggcacAGACACTCTTCATCCTCGTCCTCAAAGAAAAGTCATGACAAGGAAAAGGAGAAGGTCaaaaaggagaaaggagaaaaACGAGACAAGACAGAGGAAATCCGAGAATCTTACGGTCGTAGGGAGAGCCTACCCTTTGAGAAGGAGCCCATGCCTCTCGAGGCAGACCCTTATACATTCCCATATGGGTCTAAGGCCGATGGAGAAGATGACTTTGACAAGACCTTAGAGTTTGAAAAAGAAATGTCTAAAAAGGACAAAGACAAAGTGAGCAGTGTCATCAGCGACAAACTGAAGGacaaaaagaagaaagagaaacacaAGGAGAAAATTAAGGAGGACAAGCACAAGCACATTGACGGCTTTGGGTCATTCAAGCACTCCAAGGAGGATGTGAAATCCGGGTCTAAAGAGAGCCCACAGGTCACCACTTTAAAAGACAGGTCAAAGGAAGAAAGTCCTAAATTTGAAGTGAAAAAGGACAGAAATCGGGATGCACTAGACAAGGACAACAGGGTGGACCACAACAAGTCCAAGGTTAAGGAGGAAGGTGAAAAGCTCACCCAGGCTAAAGACACAGTGCGGAAGGACAACCGTCCACGTGAAAAGTTGCTAGTGGATGGTGATCTCCGGCTCACAAGCTTTGGTCAAATGTTAAGTCTGAAGGACCAGGAGATTGAGGAGCGCCACAAGAGACACAAAGAAAGGATGAAGCAAATGGAGAAGCTGAGACACAGATCAGGGGACCCTAAACTTAAGGACAAAGCTAAGTCCACAGAAGAAGTGAGGAAAAACCGTAACGACCTATCGTCAAAGAAATCCAGCAGCCTCGAGATTGCCCTCAAAGAAAAGAAGCTGAaagatgtcagtctccctactCAAATGATGTCTCCTGACAGGAAGTCCCAGCCCATTGATGGTCAGAACTCCAAAGACTGGTTGGCCGGCCACCAAATGAAAGAGAACCTTCCTGCATCCCCCAGGCCAGATCAAAATAGGCcaacaggtgtccccaccccgaCATCTGTTATCTCCTGTCCTAGCTATGAGGAAGTGATGCAGACCCCACGGACCCCCTCCTGTAGTGCTGAGGACTACTCAGACATTTTATTTGATGGCCTAGACTGCCAGAACTCATCAGCTATGGCCATGTCAATGAATGCCTGTTCTCCATCCTTCTTTGAAAG CAGGTACTCAAATTCATCCCACAGTTTCCAGGAGGGCACATGTCTGACCCCTGCAAAGAACCTCCAACTGCCACTAGTCAGCCGCTCTGCATCGTCAGAGGTCCGCAGGCCGCTGGAGGATGAGTTTAATAAAGCGGAGGCAGACAAGTTCCTTCGACAGCAGAGTGCTCCAGGGGGCTCCGAGTTTGAGCTTTCAGCATCCCAACCATCAGAGGACAAACTGGTGTCTGTGGATAGGCTCGAGTGCCTCTCACCTCCCTACTTTTCATCCATTGGAATGCTCTCTCCCCGACTTGAACCGGTGCATCCAGCTGCTGATGAAGCAGCATCCGCCATCACTGGTCCAGAGAATAGTGAGCACCACCCTGAGAGCACGTACAGCAATTTCTTGCTCAAGCCATCCACACCGGTCCACAGGCCCGACCCCCAGGAGCCCTGCTTAGACATTGCTGCACCACCAACCCCAGCTCCTGCTGCTCTGCCACCACTGGACATTGATGATATCTCTGAGCATCATCACAGTGAGCCCAGCCTGATTCCCTCAGACCCTGTCAGTGGCACAGACTACCTTCcctctgtcactgaggaacaggaggaagaggaagaggaggaggaggaagaagaggaagaggatgaaGGTGATCTAGATGAGAGGACAGAAGGAGACCACAACACAGCTGAGGAGGCAGAGCAAACAAGGGAGCCATGTCCCTTTTCTCCACGGGTTGAGGACTCTCTGAGAAAGAGCTGGACTGCAGAGTCTCCAGAACGGCAGGCTCCAGAGGTCCACcagctcacaccaacacatcctcCACCTAACGTTGGAGAGAACTCATGTGACCCCACAATGGCCTGGAATTCTGAAATGCTCCTCAAATCTCCCCACAGGACCTACGGGGAAATAGAGGCAGCCGTTTCCAAGATTACCAGCCCCTTTTCTCATTCAGAGAGCGACATGCAGCACATGGCTGGCCACCCTTCTGCCACCCCTCCCTATACCTCCTATTCTAGGTCATATGTGTCGGACACTGACTTTGACGAGCAGAAGGAGGCTGTTGCTGACATCCCTTCTCCAGAGAGGCCTGACACAACCATGGATGGCGAGCCAAACTATATGAGCACCTCATCAGCCGCCACAAGGCTGGAGTCCTTCTTCACAGACTGCAACAAGCCCAGCATGGAGACTAGCCACCAGATGGAAACAGAGCCACCATGTGTGGGACCAGACAGCAGACAAACATCCCACAGCTTCACTGCCACCACTGAGAGCCACATGGCTGCAGCTGTGGGCCATGAGCCTGTAGTGCCCTGGGCAGACCCCTTTGCTGCAGCTGGGGATGAGCTTGACGATCTAGGGCCTTTCTCCTTGCCTGATTTGCCCCTCCCAGACAAGTCAGAGGAAGCTGAGGCTCGAGACCCAGAGTTAACAGACCACAATAAGCCTGCACCGGCCCATATTCAACATAACATCAGTGACCGCGAGGAGCCAGATATAATGGAGGTGGACCTCCCCAGCCTGGCTAAAACTCCTTGCCCCTCTGGAGGTCTAGTACTAGGAGAAGCTGCTGGGCAAGACCTGGTTGTACCCTCGCCACATGCCAACTTCCAGCAAGATATGGAACCTGAGCCTCAGAGTGTGCCAGTCAACAGCTCTCTGTCTCTTAAACAGCAACAGGGCGGTGCGCTGGAGGGCAAAAGCTCTTATGAAGGACCTGATGAGTCAGATGGCACCATGTATTCATCTGTGGACTCAGACGCCAGCCAGCTGCATCACAGGCAGATTCAGTCTTTCACTGACTCTTTGCAGCTTCCCCAGGATACAGTATCCAATTCTAAGCCAGAGCTGAGACAGGAGCAGATAACTGAGCCTGTAGTGGGGCCTCCAATCCCAGTGGCTGTCACCATCTCCAGCACAGTGGACCTGTCAGACACTCAGGAGACCACATCCAAATTGACGGTAACCCTGAGCGCAATATCTACTGCCACCGATGTCCCCAAGAAGGTGGAGGAGATCCCTCTAAGGATGACCCGCAATCGCGCTCAGATGCTAGCCAATCAGAGCAAGCACAATCTCTCTGCTGCTGCCCCCCCTGCCCCTCCCTCCAGTGTGCCTGCCGCATCTGCCACAGCCACCCCAGTGACGACGAGTCCGGCAGTTAGTGTTACCCTGACTCCAGCCCAAACTCCTACACCCACCTCAGCCTCCTCTTGCCCGGCACCAGAGAAAGACAAGGAGCCAGTGGTGAGTCTTGCATCATCCACACCCAGCTCCATCCCGGTGACACCCGTACCCACTCCGACCCCTCCCACCCCTGCTCCGGTTGTTCTCAACAAGACAACAAAAGGCCGCCCTCTACCTGTGGAGGACGAGGAGTCTCAGACGCAACACCCACGGAAAAGGAAGTTCCCTCGTTCTGCCGGCCAGCAGGTCCAAGTCCAGCTGGTGAACACGGCCATGCAACAGACCAGGGAGATGATCCAGCAGACTCTGGCCGTCATCGTCAATGCCATCAAGCTGGATGACATCGAGCCCTACCACAGTGATCGCTCTAACCCCTACTTTGAGTATCTGCAGATCCGGAAAAAGattgaggagaagaggaagatctTGTGCTACATCACTCCTCAGGCCCCACAGTGCTATGCCGAGTACGTCACCTACACAGGCTCCTACCTCTTGGATGGAAAGCCACTCAGCAAACTGCACATCCCAGTG ATTGCTCCACCTCCGTCGCTGTCGGAACCTTTGAAGGAGCTTTTCAGACAGCAGGAGGCTGTGCGGGGGAAGCTCAGGCTGCAGCATAGCATCGAGAGG GAAAAGCTCATCGTGTCATGTGAGCAGGAGGTGTTAAGGGTCCACTGCAGAGCAGCCAGGACAATAGCCAATCAGGCGGTGCCATTCAGTGCCTGTACCATGCTGCTGGATTCTGAGGTGTACAATATGCCGTCGGAGAGTCAG GGGGATGAGAACAAGTCAGTGAGAGACCGCTTCAATGCTCGCCAGTTCATTTCCTGGATCCAGGATGTGGATGACAAGTATGACCGCATGAAG acatgtctGTTGATGCGGCAGCAGCACGAGGCAGCGGCGCTCAACGCAGTGCAGAGGATGGAGTGGCAGCTGAAGGTGCAGGAGCTGGACCCAGCAGGACACAAGTCCCTCTGTGTGAACGAGGTGCCCTCCTTTTATGTGCCAATGGTCGACGTCAACGACGACTTTGTCTTGCTGCCCGCATGA